The following proteins are co-located in the Microplitis demolitor isolate Queensland-Clemson2020A chromosome 5, iyMicDemo2.1a, whole genome shotgun sequence genome:
- the LOC103569111 gene encoding aminopeptidase N-like yields the protein MKWTGRDAAEDWFDQRMGFFRAYDTLANHSRQYLVTTHFEPSGARSTFPCWDEPGFKAQFEISVKHSQNYIALSNMPEKSHQELQDGRVITHFERSLVMSPYLPCVAVANYKSIKNAHGNITFYGLESNLESLRFALEVSEKVIPAMEAYTGMPYAMPKLDQICIPQYTGAMEHWGLVSYLTSMVKLENTTLIPNVEKKDRIIFLVAHELAHQWFGNLVSPVWWDDTWLNEGFAAYFQSKIIDQIYPHWRVMDYFVIEDVNHESYDAETVIPEVKPIKWSPHEKISLRRIFNPVTYRKGAAVIHMLEHILTEDVFRKGLQRYLKAHQFTAVVTDDLWKAFQEAYNEQYGDKPLDIKEMMDPWLEQTGTPIVTVTRNYETGETNLTQKNFRVTPDNTWKIPINYATKSNPDFSRTAPTMWMEYNEKEITLPDINKDDWIILNIQQRGFYRVNYDRENWQRIAEYLNSDDYDKIHPVNRAQLLDDIYRIYQDDNSYLDVLVNITSYLHRETDYLPWVPAGNIILDMISKLNNSPEEELFEMYMLFLTNKTMDKLGFEDREGEDHLALRVRSILAPMVCRFGHTDCRSFAYRLFIKYLENPAENTLPSSDWAWIMCAGLRKSNNTMREKFLTAELKTDSDDWSQVTLFIQCTNDTQLRDDYITSLLKSNSTTDVEEIDSIFDHLLDSKLGDVNYALNYMTNNFKEIKKFYDESDDDSYLVPISRLSLAVRTNDQIEKFKTFIENIIPDLKGQSEWEISYLRTSLTESVDASNKAKLNSAKFHELLDQKIIDLNVVEIGKALKNKA from the exons ATGAAATGGACTGGTCGTGATGCTGCAGAAGATTGGTTCGACCAACGAATGGGTTTTTTTCGAGCGTATGACACATTAGCAAACCATAGTCGTCA atacCTTGTAACAACGCACTTTGAGCCTTCAGGAGCTCGTAGTACATTTCCATGTTGGGATGAACCAGGGTTTAAAGCTCAATTTGAAATATCTGTTAAGCATTCTCAAAATTATATTGCATTGTCAAATATGCCAGAAAAAAGTCATCAAGAGTTGCAGGATGGTCGAGTCATAACCCACTTTGAAAGATCATTGGTAATGTCCCCATATCTTCCTTGTGTAGCTGTTgctaattataaatcaattaaaaatgctCATGGCAACATAACATTTTATGGTTTGGAAAGTAATTTAGAATCGTTGAGATTCGCCTTAGAAGTTAGTGAAAAAGTTATACCAGCAATGGAAGCTTATACTGGTATGCCATACGCAATGCCAAAACTAGATCAGATCTGCATTCCTCAATATACAGGTGCCATGGAACATTGGGGACTAGTCAGTTACCT CACTTCGATGGTAAAATTGGAAAATACTACATTGATTCctaatgttgaaaaaaaagatcgcataatttttcttgttgCTCATGAATTGGCACACCAATGGTTTGGTAATCTTGTGAGCCCCGTATGGTGGGATGATACTTGGTTGAATGAAGGTTTCGCTGCGTattttcaatcaaaaattattgatcag ATTTATCCACACTGGCGTGTAATGGATTATTTTGTAATAGAGGATGTAAATCATGAATCTTATGATGCTGAAACCGTTATTCCAGAAGTTAAACCAATCAAGTGGTCACctcatgaaaaaatatctctcCGCAGAATATTTAATCCAGTTACATATCGTAAAGGAGCTGCCGTCATTCATATGCTCGAACACATACTTACTGAAGATGTTTTTCGTAAAGGACTTCAGAGATATTTAAAAGCAca TCAATTTACTGCTGTTGTTACTGACGATCTGTGGAAGGCTTTTCAAGAAGCATACAATGAACAATATGGTGACAAACCACTAGATATTAAAGAAATGATGGATCCTTGGTTAGAACAAACGGGTACACCGATTGTAACTGTCACTCGAAATTACGAAACGGGTGAAACAAatttgacacaaaaaaatttccgtgtAACTCCTGACAATACATGGAAAATTCCGATAAACTATGCAACCAAGTCAAATCCGGATTTCTCACGAACAGCCCCAACGATGTGGATGgaatataatgaaaaagaaattacaTTACCTGATATTAATAAAGATGATTGGATTATTCTTAACATTCAACAAAGAG GATTCTATCGAGTCAATTACGATAGAGAAAATTGGCAACGTATTGCAGAATATCTCAATTCTGACGACTATGATAAAATCCATCCTGTTAATCGGGCACAACTTCTCGATGATATTTATAGAATATATCAAGATGATAATTCTTACCTTGATGTACTGGTTAATATAACTTCGTACTTACATCGAGAAACAGATTATTTACCATGGGTTCCTGCCGGCAATATTATTTTGGATATGATTTCAAAGTTGAATAATTCACCTGAAgaagaattatttgaaatgtacATGCTTTTTCTCACCAATAAAACAATGGATAAGCTTGGTTTTGAAGATCGTGAAGGTGAAGATCACTTAGCTCTTCGAGTCCGAAGTATACTTGCTCCAATGGTTTGTAGATTTGGCCATACTGATTGCAGATCGTTTGcttatcgattatttattaaatatttagaaaatccAGCTGAAAATAc ACTCCCTAGCTCTGATTGGGCATGGATTATGTGTGCTGGTCTTCGAAAATCGAACAACACtatgagagaaaaatttttaactgctgAATTGAAAACCGATTCTGATGATTGGTCCCAAGTAACCCTTTTCATACAATGTACCAATGATACGCAATTGCGTGATGATTACATAACTTCGTTACTAAAATCTAATTCAACAACTGATGTGGAGGAGATCGATTCAATATTTGATCATTTACTTGATAGCAAACTGGGTGATGTCAATTACGCATTAAATTATATGACCAATAATTTCAAGGAgatcaaaaaatt CTATGATGAATCTGATGATGATTCATATTTAGTTCCTATTTCTCGACTATCTCTTGCAGTGCGAACTAATGatcaaattgaaaaa tttaaaacgttcattgaaaatattattcctgatctGAAGGGACAATCCGAGTGGGAAATATCATACTTAAGAACTTCACTTACGGAAAGCGTAGATGCTTCCAATAAggcaaaattaaattcagcaAAGTTTCATGAGCTTCtggatcaaaaaattatcgatcTTAATGTTGTTGAAATTGGAaaagcattgaaaaataaagcttga
- the LOC103569100 gene encoding aminopeptidase N, translating to MIYSSAGEWIALLLLLFLNKETTDATSTNGTIEYRLPKDVIPISYEIKLTPHIFEGNFTFDGHSQVRFNLLRESSSITLHAHSTLKIDEVSTNLTYANGTNVKPKLQTRINETDFLILDFEQPLEPGNYSLTFKYVGNISSVPVGVYRSSYLNDKNEKVWLVATRFSPTKARRAFPCWDEPEYKSIFNLSLNHYKNYTAVSNMPISSSIESGDDKVWTNFQPTLPMSTYLVAFVLSDFECVSNADKTFNTCSSKKSYNGIKFIQSVGEKALPLLTQYTGIEYTLPKLDNYLIPDAESGGMENWGLIIYRENNALVNDNVAVATKRTAAELIIHELAHQWFGNLVTPVWWKYVWLKEGLSLYFQFYIANKIFPDWDMMNMFVARILQSSAFTMDATTHYNYLNWNPKSPIEIKSQFSTMTYHKGAVVMHMLNNILTEEVFQEGVRKYLKDHQFNVTTSDDFWKAMQIAHDNSKPKVNIKVKDVMEPWVEQKGYPVVKVVRDYETGTATFTQNSNLASEPSNKWCVPINYVTKSEPSCSCMTPSHWLKPIDQQLIIEGINKDDWLLVNRRQSGYYRVDYDPENWKKITEFLINDDYKMIHVLNRGQVINDLFYMATNDRQNFTTFLELTKYLSREVDLIPWRHAINSFKSMKRKMVDQKFYSYLKQYFLILMKKVIEEVGFEERSTDSYMMKKTRSEILTFACELGHTECNTIASNKLLAYLENPEQNPLPPNLENCILCSGANSTKIETLLLKKIENGESKYIKYLGCAKNKTYLRQYIETALTNTSIPKNNVRMALVYIADFSEENWDYAVDYYIKNFNRIEKFLNQSHYTSSTLNDYIYRTPTADRMEKISEFVDKNEDRLAPWIKMAISQQSKKLEWSKVNAPILNAWLEKEIDQTQTPASATA from the exons ATGATTTACAGTAGTGCAGGTGAATGGATTGCACTTCTGTTGCTTTTGTTCCTAAACAAAGAGACCACGGATGCTACAAGCACTAATGGAACGATTGAGTACCGACTTCCAAAAGATGTTATTCCAATTTCATATGAAATTAAGCTGACACCACATATTTTCGAAGGAAATTTCACATTTGACGGACATTCTCAAGTTCGTTTCAATCTTCTAAGAGAATCTTCAAGTATTACTTTACATGCTCACAGTACACTAAAAATTGATGAAGTATCAACGAATCTTACTTACGCCAACGGTACTAATGTCAAACCAAAACTACAAACTCGAATAAATGagacagattttttaatactgGATTTCGAGCAACCACTTGAACCTGGAAACTATTCATTGACGTTTAAATATGTCGGTAATATCAGCAGTGTTCCTGTTGGTGTATATAGGTCATCGTATCTCAAtgacaaaaatgaaaaagt gtGGTTAGTAGCTACGCGTTTCTCACCAACAAAAGCTCGCCGAGCATTTCCGTGTTGGGATGAACCGgaatataaatcaattttcaatttgtcACTTAatcattacaaaaattacacAGCAGTTTCAAACATGCCAATATCCTCATCAATCGAATCTGGAGACGATAAAGTTTGGACGAATTTTCAACCTACACTACCTATGTCAACTTATCTTGTTGCATTTGTACTTTCTGACTTTGAATGTGTGTCTAACGCTGACAAAACCTTCAACACATGTTCTAGTAAAAAATCTTACAatggtataaaattcattcaaagTGTTGGTGAAAAGGCTTTACCTCTTCTAACTCAATACACTGGAATAGAATACACTTTACCCAAActcgataattatttgattcctGACGCTGAGTCCGGGGGCATGGAAAATTGgggattaattatttatcg TGAAAACAATGCCCTTGTCAATGATAATGTGGCTGTTGCAACAAAACGAACCGCAGCTGAATTGATTATTCATGAGTTAGCTCATCAGTGGTTTGGAAATTTAGTCACGCCTGTATGGTGGAAATACGTTTGGTTAAAAGAAGGCTTATCTCTTTACTTTCAGTTTTATATTGCAAATAAG atATTCCCTGACTGGGATATGATGAACATGTTTGTAGCTCGTATTCTTCAATCGAGTGCTTTCACAATGGATGCAACAACTCATTACAACTACCTAAATTGGAATCCTAAAAGTcctattgaaataaaatcacaaTTTTCAACAATGACTTATCACAAAGGAGCAGTAGTTATGCACATGTTGAATAACATTTTGACCGAAGAAGTTTTCCAAGAGGGTGTTCGTAAATACTTGAAAGATCA tCAATTTAATGTCACTACATCTGATGATTTTTGGAAAGCTATGCAAATCGCTCATGACAATTCTAAACCAAAAGtgaatattaaagtaaaagacGTAATGGAACCTTGGGTTGAACAAAAAGGTTATCCGGTAGTTAAAGTTGTAAGAGATTATGAAACTGGTACAGCAACTTTTACACAAAATAGCAATCTTGCAAGTGAACCATCTAACAAATGGTGTGTtccaataaattatgtaaCCAAATCGGAACCATCTTGTTCATGCATGACTCCATCCCATTGGTTGAAACCAATAGACCAACAATTGATAATCGAAGGTATCAATAAAGACGACTGGCTTCTTGTAAATCGAAGACAATCTGGATACTATCGCGTTGACTATGACCcggaaaattggaaaaaaataactgaatttTTGATCAATGACGATTACAAAATGATACATGTTTTGAATCGTGGTCAAGTTATTAATGATTTGTTTTACATGGCTACAAATGATAGACAAAATTTCACAACTTTTTTGGAACTCACTAAATATCTTTCTCGCGAAGTTGATCTCATTCCTTGGCGTCATGCAATCAACTCTTTTAAATCCATGAAACGTAAAATGGtggatcaaaaattttactcttaTCTTAAG caatactttttaattttgatgaaaaaagtCATTGAAGAAGTGGGTTTTGAAGAACGTTCTACGgattcatatatgatgaaGAAAACAAGATCagaaattttaacatttgCTTGTGAACTTGGTCACACTGAATGTAATACTATTGCTTCAAATAAGTTGTTAGCTTACTTAGAAAATCCAGAACAAAATCC ATTACCAcctaatttagaaaattgtaTCCTTTGTTCTGGAGCCAATAGCACAAAAATAGAAACTCTTTTGCTGAAAAAGATTGAGAACGGAGAGTCAAAGTATATCAAATACTTAGGATGcgctaaaaataaaacttatttacgACAATATATTGAAACAGCTCTGACGAATACTAGTAttccaaaaaataatgtaCGAATGGCACTTGTTTACATTGCTGATTTTAGCGAAGAAAATTGGGACTATGCTGTCGactattacataaaaaatttcaatcgaattgaaaaatt CTTAAACCAATCTCATTATACCTCTTCAACGTTAAATGATTACATATATCGGACTCCTACAGCTGATAGAATGGAGAag ATTAGTGAGTTCGTTGATAAGAACGAAGATCGTTTAGCGCCTTGGATAAAAATGGCTATTTCTCAGCaatcaaaaaaattggaatGGAGTAAAGTAAATGCGCCAATTCTCAACGCATGGCTTGAAAAAGAAATAGATCAAACTCAAACACCAGCATCAGCAACAGCTTGA